One Ignavibacterium album JCM 16511 genomic region harbors:
- a CDS encoding DUF423 domain-containing protein, whose protein sequence is MNNKKFWIVISAVSGFSAVAIGAFGAHGLKEKLNAEMLEVYKTGVLYHLVHTVVLLAISLSDRIKSLLPSIFFLAGIILFSFSLYIYSTSGIRFFAMITPLGGVSFLIGWLMIIVSVMRKNS, encoded by the coding sequence ATGAACAATAAAAAATTCTGGATTGTTATTTCTGCTGTATCGGGTTTTTCAGCTGTAGCGATTGGTGCTTTCGGTGCGCACGGATTAAAAGAGAAACTAAATGCAGAAATGCTCGAGGTTTATAAAACCGGCGTACTTTATCATTTGGTGCACACAGTTGTTCTTCTTGCAATTTCATTATCAGATAGAATTAAATCCCTACTGCCATCTATATTTTTTCTGGCAGGAATAATCTTATTCTCATTTTCACTTTACATTTACTCAACGAGCGGAATTAGATTTTTTGCGATGATAACGCCTTTGGGAGGAGTTTCATTTTTGATTGGATGGTTGATGATAATAGTTAGTGTGATGAGAAAAAATTCTTAA